In Cydia strobilella chromosome 6, ilCydStro3.1, whole genome shotgun sequence, one DNA window encodes the following:
- the LOC134742247 gene encoding cysteine synthase-like, with amino-acid sequence MAPSRDNEIKSSALELIGNTPIVALDRLYPGPGRILAKCEFMNPGGSIKCRSALYMIQNARKNGDLKPGSPVVEVTSGNQGTGLAVVCSVLGHPLTLTMSKGNSVQRAIHMEALGAKCVRVPQVEGSYGKVTLADVEAAEKEGLRLVEETGSFLVNQFHNDANVSSHYESTGPEIWRQTGGHVDAFVATVGTAGTFTGVSKYLKEKNPEVVTYVVEPEGAEPIAGKTITKPCHLLQGSGYGAVPGLFEFEYMDGTTSVSDEEATHYKKLLGEKEGLYVGYTSGANVAAAVKLLSSGKLPKDAWVVTMLNDTGLKYTPVPEELTK; translated from the coding sequence ATGGCTCCCTCTAGAGACAACGAGATCAAATCTTCAGCTTTGGAACTGATCGGGAACACACCTATAGTAGCTTTGGATCGTTTATATCCCGGCCCTGGACGTATCTTAGCGAAATGCGAATTTATGAACCCCGGGGGTTCTATCAAATGCCGATCCGCGTTGTACATGATACAAAATGCTAGGAAGAATGGTGATTTGAAGCCTGGGAGCCCAGTTGTTGAAGTGACATCAGGGAATCAAGGAACTGGTCTAGCTGTTGTGTGTTCAGTGCTTGGGCATCCCCTGACTCTTACTATGTCTAAAGGGAACAGCGTGCAACGAGCTATACATATGGAGGCGCTTGGTGCGAAATGCGTCCGAGTTCCTCAAGTTGAAGGTAGTTACGGAAAAGTCACTTTAGCTGATGTGGAAGCGGCGGAGAAAGAAGGGTTAAGGTTAGTTGAAGAAACCGGATCATTCCTCGTTAATCAGTTCCATAATGATGCCAATGTTAGTTCGCATTACGAATCAACAGGCCCCGAGATTTGGAGGCAGACTGGAGGGCATGTAGACGCTTTTGTAGCCACCGTTGGTACGGCTGGAACGTTCACGGGTGTTTCTAAGTATCTGAAGGAGAAGAATCCAGAGGTGGTGACTTATGTCGTGGAGCCAGAAGGTGCTGAGCCGATAGCCGGAAAGACTATCACGAAGCCGTGTCATCTGCTGCAAGGATCAGGGTATGGGGCTGTTCCTGGGTTATTCGAGTTTGAGTACATGGATGGCACTACGAGTGTGTCTGATGAGGAGGCTACGCATTATAAGAAGCTGCTTGGAGAgaaggaaggtttatatgttgGTTACACTAGTGGGGCGAATGTGGCCGCCGCGGTGAAGTTGCTCAGCTCAGGGAAACTGCCTAAGGATGCGTGGGTGGTCACCATGCTGAATGATACGGGGTTGAAATACACTCCTGTCCCGGAGGAGTTGACAAAGTGA
- the LOC134742574 gene encoding COA8 family protein CG14806, mitochondrial, whose translation MLSSRIYRHKSCHLLISRNTSTTNDAKSMQTPNPTKINSDMVGPPDPVSNLRKVIYKQPANETDLEKRYRELRMEIQKWNHNFWTQHNSRFFQEREDYLKKNLPEGKQNLTADEMSVFYKAFLDKNWTTHISYNIEWYKKNFTLLGLAIQVKLKRLFRLKSNN comes from the exons ATGTTGTCTAGTAGAATATACAGGCATAAATCGTGCCATTTGTTAATATCCAGGAACACAAGTACTACAAATGACGCAAAATCAATGCAAACACCGAATCCCACCAAAATCAACAGTGACATGGTTGGACCCCCTGATCCTGTGTCGAATTTACGAAAGGTTATTTACAAACAGCCTGCGAATGAGACGGATCTAGAGAAAAGGTACAGGGAGCTCCGGATGGAAATACAGAAATGGAACCACAACTTTTGGACACAACACAATTCAAGATTCTTTCAG GAACGAGAAGATTACCTCAAAAAGAACCTACCTGAAGGGAAACAAAACTTGACGGCTGATGAGATGAGCGTCTTCTACAAAGCCTTCTTGGACAAGAACTGGACAACGCACATTAGTTATAACATAGAGTGGTACAAGAAAAATTTTACTTTGCTAGGTTTAGCCATACAAGTGAAACTTAAAAGATTATTTAGATTAAAAAGCAATAATTAG